Proteins co-encoded in one Lineus longissimus chromosome 11, tnLinLong1.2, whole genome shotgun sequence genomic window:
- the LOC135496043 gene encoding uncharacterized protein LOC135496043: MSEGMKIFLGKLNLSEIYTEHFEQNGYDRVQDICQLEMEDLDIIKIFDEDIRRRIVEGAADFKTTQEFKLLKWLEDSGLGRYGINFIHNDFLDLEVIGRLEVERDLYDDLEIVLPGHRKRLQTAVTQLRKRRRLSSEIEDPAAMGYWRRPKKLQDSKNPFLCIDATIKSTKPHGKSMQCEFMVDSGSDVATITEADLDQLDLELLGTIKSRGVHSTKDKQLYRAKLLVGKEEIETEVIPESYESIGNHALRQFRHYINGHTHYWLKGAAGRRPSADQSYQPRTPETTVTTPWKSSQTPGGSGEAAQGTSGEKTPSPERVTHHKPAVAAVKKALFRPASPGTSGEIPQSEARASKRTRQLEEIVSPEDVPLPEKMPKLLPKESKTEKDERGPDSTQPDIS, from the exons ATGTCAGAGGGGATGAAAATCTTCCTCGGCAAGTTAAATTTATCAGAGATTTACACAGAACACTTTGAGCAAAATGGATACGATCGGGTACAGGACATATGTCAACTGGAAATGGAAGATCTggacatcatcaaaatatttgatgaagATATCAGAAGAAGAATAGTAGAAGGAG CGGCAGACTTCAAAACCACCCAAGAATTTAAGTTACTGAAATGGCTGGAAGACAGTGGGTTGGGTCGTTATGGAATAAATTTCATTCACAATGATTTCCTGGACTTAGAGGTCATTGGGCGCTTGGAGGTGGAGAGAGACCTGTATGATGATTTGGAAATCGTTCTCCCAGGGCACAGAAAGAGACTTCAAACTGCAG TCACGCAGCTGCGGAAGCGTCGCCGACTTTCGTCGGAGATTGAGGACCCAGCTGCCATGGGTTACTGGCGGAGACCCAAGAAGCTCCAGGACTCAAAAAATCCTTTCCTATGCATTGACGCAACAATCAAATCAACGAAGCCACACGGAAAGTCAATGCAATGCG AGTTCATGGTAGATTCGGGAAGCGATGTCGCCACCATAACCGAGGCAGACCTGGATCAGCTGGACTTAGAACTGTTGGGAACCATCAAAAGTCGAGGGGTGCACTCAACAAAAGATAAACAACTTTACAGAGCGAAGCTGCTGGTGGGGAAGGAAGAGATCGAAACGGAG GTCATCCCAGAAAGCTACGAATCTATTGGTAACCACGCCCTACGACAGTTTAGACATTACATCAACGGACACACGCACTACTGGCTGAAGGGAGCTGCTGGGAGACGGCCGTCCGCTGATCAAAGTTATCAGCCGAGAACGCCAGAGACAACGGTCACAACTCCTTGGAAGAGTTCTCAAACACCAGGAGGATCTGGTGAAGCTGCACAAGGGACGTCAGGGGAGAAGACACCCTCCCCTGAACGTGTAACCCACCACAAGCCTGCTGTTGCTGCAGTGAAAAAGGCGTTGTTTCGTCCAGCTTCGCCGGGAACATCTGGGGAGATTCCTCAGTCAGAAGCGAGAGCCTCCAAGCGGACCCGCCAACTAGAAGAGATAGTGTCGCCTGAGGACGTTCCTTTACCTGAGAAAATGCCTAAGTTGCTCCCAAAGGAATCGAAAACAGAGAAAGACGAGAGAGGACCGGATAGCACTCAACCGGATATTTCCTGA
- the LOC135496044 gene encoding uncharacterized protein LOC135496044, whose amino-acid sequence MDWLTQRYIYWTIGIGVGLLIAGIITFCKLYHRQTGLEDVYGPRGVPAGRQARTSSEVAHVYCPDNTQPTYDRHQYDNYGGQKYDTTGIPNRDLDIRGGRALGRSGRNVVFESAYDDMVQQEKCDDRLGIVENEVLPNTDQTARSRRPDDTRESPTQTYALVDFDREAPPPPYYAVTGGASHVIQ is encoded by the exons GACGATCGGCATCGGGGTTGGACTCCTAATAGCGGGGATCATCACTTTCTGCAAGCTCTACCATCGACAGACCGGCCTGGAAGACGTCTATGGTCCCAGAGGGGTTCCTGCCGGTCGGCAAGCAAGGACATCCTCTGAAGTCGCCCACGTTTATTGTCCAGATAACACACAGCCAACCTATGACAGACACCAGTACGACAATTATGGGGGGCAAAAGTATGACACAACGGGCATTCCAAACCGTGACTTAGACATCAGAGGCGGAAGGGCACTAGGCCGGTCGGGACGAAACGTTGTCTTCGAGAGCGCGTATGATGACATGGTTCAACAGGAGAAATGTGAT GACCGTCTGGGTATCGTCGAAAATGAGGTGCTCCCGAACACAGACCAAACTGCTCGGTCAAGACGTCCTGACGACACGCGCGAAAGTCCAACCCAAACGTACGCGTTGGTAGATTTCGACCGTGAAGCGCCGCCACCGCCATACTATGCGGTCACGGGAGGAGCATCACATGTCATTCaatga